The following proteins are co-located in the Pyxidicoccus trucidator genome:
- a CDS encoding PHP domain-containing protein — translation MIDLHSHTTASDGQYPPTELLTRAAAAGVTVLAVTDHDTVAGLAEAAEAARAHGVELVPGIEVSAFIHGREVHILGHFVRPEDEDIARFSERLRGERETRMEAMLERMRQLGYPVRMEHVLEVAGKAQLGRPHLARVLVERGWAVDVKTAFDRFLGTRGAAWVDRYKLDGAEAIRLIRKAGGTATLAHPGSSRMERLEIRALAKAGLAGLEVLHSDHNPSVRKKYLGLAKEFDLVPTSGSDFHGEAVSPDHKLGDAAMPPELFAKLRARAAA, via the coding sequence GTGATTGACCTGCACTCACACACCACCGCGAGCGACGGCCAGTACCCGCCGACGGAGCTGCTGACGCGGGCGGCGGCGGCCGGGGTGACGGTGCTGGCGGTGACGGACCACGACACGGTGGCGGGGCTGGCGGAGGCGGCGGAAGCGGCGCGCGCGCACGGGGTGGAGCTGGTGCCGGGCATCGAGGTGTCCGCCTTCATCCACGGCCGCGAGGTGCACATCCTGGGGCACTTCGTGCGGCCCGAGGACGAGGACATCGCCCGCTTCTCCGAGCGGCTGCGCGGGGAGCGGGAGACGCGCATGGAGGCCATGCTGGAGCGGATGCGGCAGCTCGGCTACCCCGTGCGGATGGAGCACGTGCTGGAGGTGGCGGGCAAGGCGCAGCTGGGCCGGCCCCACCTGGCGCGGGTGCTGGTGGAGCGCGGCTGGGCGGTGGACGTGAAGACGGCCTTCGACCGCTTCCTGGGCACGCGCGGCGCGGCCTGGGTGGACCGGTACAAGCTGGACGGCGCGGAGGCCATCCGCCTCATCCGCAAGGCGGGCGGCACCGCCACGCTGGCGCACCCCGGCTCGTCGCGCATGGAGCGGCTGGAGATTCGCGCGCTGGCGAAGGCGGGGCTGGCCGGGCTGGAGGTGCTGCACTCGGACCACAACCCCAGCGTGCGGAAGAAGTACCTGGGGCTGGCGAAGGAGTTCGACCTGGTGCCCACCTCCGGCAGCGACTTTCACGGCGAGGCCGTGTCCCCCGACCACAAGCTGGGTGACGCCGCCATGCCGCCCGAGCTGTTCGCGAAGCTCAGGGCCCGCGCGGCGGCCTGA
- a CDS encoding tetratricopeptide repeat protein produces the protein MECPSETTLSDFLEGLLPEEQRTRVLAHVEGCESCQEHVAMGASSTAGTPDAPEERPPLAQGSTLSRYVVLERIGRGAMGDVYAAYDPELDRQVALKLLRPEGRHLEELRVRLLREAQALARLAHPNVVTVHDVGVAGDCLFLALELVEGTTLSEWLRQPRPRDEVLRVFRDAGRGLAAAHAAGLVHRDFKPSNVLVGQDGRVRVTDFGLARPSNRGLRPRDASAAPTRVPHGPAPLTRTGALVGTPAYMAPEQQQGQGVDALSDQFSFCVALYEALHGVRPFEGLNLEELAQAAREGRIRVPEREAKVPARLRRAVLRGLRARPEERFPSMDALLAELAPRRALRIRAWVAASAGAASLLGLTVGYVVAHRDEARCAQEAEKLATVWSPERRERLREAFLATGKPYAASAWETVSTALDAQATAWRALRTDTCLAASDAPSASWQTTACLDTRLWHLAAITDVLEKADAQMVQNAPQLVASLEGVSGCTDATARATRPQPPDALRPRVDAARRRLVEVRAYMDAGNHAPALEVTTALLQDLKGLNYRPLEAEVLTAHGHLHGLAGKLKEAEEILYRALWAAEAGRDDETVARVWGLLLWVVGDQMARMEEANRLVHHARAAVDRLGRERFPAIAMDLHLRMGGLMMVQGKLDEAEAEYSRGLELARKAKGPERLRTTYFLSGLGRVRSRQLRAGEALDLYQQAQAHALQERQWSPEHPVLALNLNNIATELLALGRMDEALATFQRSLALLEAARSKDHPSLAAPLNNLAVLLRREGRLDEARQHAQRAFAIFEKSKGPDHPSTATALGGLGMVAYDSHQLDEALAYNQQALERLQRGMGADTPRVEMPLRNLALIHLRAGRTAEARRALLRALQVLEKENGPDSAVTCGVLRDLGRVDMATGAWKAALAHCQRTLKLDEQTQGAESPDAALDLACLGEAHLGLGAPEQAVPLLERARRIDAKARLDRRDAARVSFLLAQALWERRAPEERARAMALAAEARGWLEAQGIRARSELREVMAWQSRHPTSVSEATR, from the coding sequence ATGGAGTGCCCGAGCGAGACGACACTGAGCGACTTCCTCGAGGGCCTGCTTCCGGAGGAGCAGCGCACACGGGTCCTGGCGCACGTGGAGGGTTGCGAGAGCTGCCAGGAGCACGTGGCGATGGGTGCCAGCTCCACGGCGGGCACGCCGGACGCCCCCGAGGAGCGCCCTCCCCTGGCCCAGGGCTCCACGCTCTCGCGGTACGTGGTGCTGGAGCGCATCGGCCGGGGCGCCATGGGCGACGTCTACGCCGCCTATGACCCGGAGCTGGACCGGCAGGTGGCCCTCAAGCTGCTCCGTCCGGAGGGCCGTCACCTGGAGGAGCTGCGGGTGCGGCTGCTGCGCGAGGCCCAGGCCCTGGCCCGGCTCGCGCACCCCAACGTCGTCACCGTGCACGACGTGGGCGTGGCCGGGGACTGCCTCTTCCTCGCGCTGGAATTGGTGGAGGGCACCACCCTGTCCGAGTGGCTGAGGCAGCCGCGCCCGAGGGACGAGGTGCTGCGCGTCTTCCGCGATGCGGGGCGCGGGCTGGCGGCGGCGCACGCGGCGGGGCTGGTGCACCGCGACTTCAAGCCGAGCAATGTCCTCGTCGGGCAGGACGGCCGGGTGCGGGTGACGGACTTCGGGCTGGCCCGCCCCTCCAACCGGGGGCTCCGTCCCCGAGACGCCTCCGCGGCGCCGACGCGTGTCCCGCACGGGCCGGCGCCGCTGACCCGCACAGGCGCGCTGGTGGGCACGCCCGCGTACATGGCGCCGGAGCAGCAGCAGGGCCAGGGCGTGGACGCGCTGTCGGACCAGTTCAGCTTCTGCGTCGCCCTCTACGAGGCGCTGCATGGCGTGCGCCCCTTCGAGGGCCTCAACCTGGAGGAGCTGGCCCAGGCGGCGCGCGAGGGCCGCATCCGTGTGCCGGAGCGCGAGGCGAAGGTGCCCGCGAGGCTGCGGCGCGCGGTGCTGCGTGGCCTGCGTGCCCGGCCGGAGGAGCGCTTCCCGTCCATGGACGCGCTGCTGGCGGAGCTGGCCCCGCGACGGGCCCTGCGCATCCGCGCATGGGTGGCCGCCTCCGCCGGAGCGGCCAGCCTGCTGGGACTGACGGTGGGCTACGTGGTGGCGCACCGGGACGAGGCGCGCTGCGCGCAGGAGGCAGAGAAGCTCGCCACCGTGTGGAGCCCGGAGCGGCGCGAGCGCCTCCGCGAGGCCTTCCTCGCCACCGGCAAGCCCTACGCTGCCTCCGCCTGGGAGACGGTCTCCACCGCGCTGGACGCGCAGGCCACCGCGTGGCGCGCGCTGCGCACCGACACCTGCCTGGCGGCGAGTGACGCCCCCAGCGCCTCGTGGCAGACGACGGCCTGCCTGGACACGCGGCTGTGGCACCTGGCCGCAATCACGGACGTGCTGGAGAAGGCCGACGCGCAGATGGTGCAGAACGCGCCCCAGCTCGTGGCCTCGCTCGAGGGCGTCTCCGGGTGCACGGACGCGACCGCGCGCGCCACCCGGCCGCAGCCTCCGGACGCCCTGCGCCCGCGCGTGGACGCGGCCCGCCGCCGGCTGGTCGAGGTCCGCGCGTACATGGACGCGGGCAACCATGCTCCGGCACTCGAAGTGACGACGGCCCTGCTCCAGGACCTGAAGGGACTCAACTACCGCCCGCTGGAGGCCGAGGTCCTCACCGCGCACGGCCACCTGCACGGCCTCGCGGGCAAGCTCAAGGAGGCGGAGGAAATCCTCTACCGGGCCCTGTGGGCCGCCGAGGCCGGGCGCGACGACGAGACGGTGGCCCGCGTGTGGGGCCTGCTGCTGTGGGTGGTGGGGGACCAGATGGCGCGGATGGAGGAGGCCAACCGGCTCGTCCACCATGCGCGCGCCGCGGTGGACCGGCTGGGCCGAGAGCGCTTCCCCGCCATCGCCATGGACCTGCACCTGCGCATGGGCGGGCTGATGATGGTGCAGGGCAAGCTGGACGAGGCGGAGGCGGAGTACTCACGGGGGCTGGAGCTGGCGCGCAAGGCCAAAGGTCCCGAGCGCCTGCGCACCACCTACTTCCTGTCCGGGCTGGGCCGGGTCCGCTCGCGCCAGCTCCGCGCCGGGGAGGCGCTGGACTTGTACCAGCAGGCCCAGGCCCACGCGCTCCAGGAGCGACAGTGGAGCCCCGAGCACCCGGTGCTCGCGCTCAACCTCAACAACATCGCCACCGAGCTGCTGGCCCTGGGCCGGATGGACGAGGCGCTCGCCACCTTCCAGCGCTCGCTCGCGCTGCTGGAGGCCGCGCGCTCCAAGGACCACCCGAGCCTGGCCGCCCCGCTCAACAACCTCGCCGTGCTCCTGCGGCGCGAGGGCCGGCTGGACGAGGCGCGACAGCACGCCCAGCGCGCGTTCGCCATCTTCGAGAAGAGCAAGGGCCCGGACCACCCCAGCACCGCCACCGCGCTCGGGGGGCTGGGGATGGTGGCGTACGACTCGCACCAGCTCGACGAGGCGCTCGCGTACAACCAGCAGGCGCTGGAGCGGCTCCAGCGCGGCATGGGGGCGGACACGCCACGCGTGGAGATGCCGCTGCGCAACCTGGCCCTCATCCACCTGCGCGCGGGCCGCACCGCCGAGGCGCGGCGCGCCCTGCTGCGCGCCCTGCAAGTGCTGGAGAAGGAGAATGGCCCGGACAGCGCGGTGACGTGCGGCGTGCTGAGAGACCTCGGCCGCGTGGACATGGCCACGGGCGCATGGAAGGCGGCGCTCGCGCACTGCCAGCGCACCCTGAAGCTCGACGAGCAGACGCAGGGCGCGGAGAGCCCGGACGCCGCGCTGGACCTCGCCTGTCTGGGGGAGGCGCACCTGGGCCTGGGTGCTCCGGAGCAGGCCGTGCCCCTGCTGGAGCGCGCCCGCCGCATCGACGCGAAGGCGCGGCTGGACCGGCGGGACGCGGCGCGGGTCTCCTTCCTGCTGGCGCAGGCCCTGTGGGAGCGGCGCGCGCCCGAGGAACGGGCGCGCGCCATGGCCCTGGCGGCAGAGGCCCGGGGCTGGCTGGAGGCCCAGGGCATCCGGGCCCGCTCGGAGCTGCGAGAGGTGATGGCCTGGCAGTCCCGGCATCCGACCTCGGTGAGCGAGGCCACGCGATGA
- a CDS encoding sigma-70 family RNA polymerase sigma factor: MKPPETGGPLTELLLAHAPPERHEALRAMPGLEALLEEHVAKGRAAWPDVTLTTKDFLRHLARHLPSEDTLHQLRADDLYLACACAAGEPQALRHFEHHILPKVASRLGQSPGATLDEVLQVARQRLLLGVAGTAPRIAEFSGRGTLTGWVRIVASRIAQELRSQAGRQELFSEPPQALERLLSRDDPERELLQAHSRKVLTDSLQAALADLTERERALLRLHHLHGLTMDRIATMYREPRSSVARHVAQARERLLKLTHRELASRLKLNGQELESLLGLVQSRLDLSLHRLMD, translated from the coding sequence ATGAAGCCGCCCGAGACTGGCGGCCCCCTGACGGAGCTGCTGCTGGCGCACGCGCCCCCGGAGCGTCACGAGGCGCTGCGCGCCATGCCAGGACTGGAGGCCCTGCTGGAAGAGCACGTCGCGAAGGGCCGGGCGGCGTGGCCCGACGTGACGCTCACGACGAAGGACTTCCTTCGCCACCTGGCGCGGCACCTCCCTTCGGAGGACACGCTGCACCAGCTGCGCGCCGACGACCTGTACCTCGCGTGCGCCTGTGCCGCGGGAGAGCCCCAGGCCCTGCGCCACTTCGAGCACCACATCCTGCCGAAGGTGGCCTCGCGGCTGGGACAGTCCCCGGGAGCCACGCTGGACGAGGTGCTCCAGGTGGCGCGCCAGCGGCTGCTGCTGGGCGTGGCGGGGACGGCGCCAAGGATTGCCGAGTTCTCCGGCCGGGGCACGCTGACGGGCTGGGTGCGCATCGTCGCCTCGCGCATCGCCCAGGAGCTGCGCAGCCAGGCCGGCCGCCAGGAGCTGTTCTCCGAGCCCCCCCAGGCCCTGGAACGGCTGTTATCGCGCGACGACCCGGAGCGGGAGCTGCTCCAGGCGCACTCGCGCAAGGTCCTCACCGACTCCCTGCAGGCGGCGCTCGCGGACCTCACCGAGCGCGAGCGCGCGCTGCTGCGCCTGCACCACCTGCACGGCCTCACCATGGACCGCATCGCGACGATGTACCGCGAGCCCCGCTCCAGCGTGGCGCGCCATGTGGCCCAGGCCCGCGAGCGGCTCCTGAAGCTCACCCACCGCGAGCTGGCCTCCCGGTTGAAGCTGAATGGTCAGGAATTGGAGAGCCTGCTGGGCCTGGTCCAGAGCCGCCTGGACCTCAGCCTCCACCGGCTGATGGACTGA
- a CDS encoding SPFH domain-containing protein → MDPIDPDVVTFFQGLFNGVLLGALAYLFVRYVLGGLFTVDQNVRAVKVRLGRAERLSANLTNRDGPLSEGLARTDEERYVYPQLRVISSGGPYFKWPWEQVRKISVATQTLNMAHDPESPEANQGGTMVDAVTKDQLNTGLTGQIRYRVSEKNLYAFLFGVKNPVAHVMGFFVSILRQRIANFEAPAAAREADSLEASVVSGVSINDLRKNLRDLNEHMDHECRGSEARYGVVLEASLITGIDPPQEVESALAAINTAHNHVSSDISLAQASADQKIVQSRRAVEIETLRAQAEVEPLAALSNELALLKRSGPGALQAYLRNIRLGLYQKAQAVVMGVKHG, encoded by the coding sequence ATGGACCCGATTGATCCAGACGTGGTGACGTTCTTCCAGGGGCTCTTCAACGGAGTGCTGCTGGGAGCGCTCGCCTATCTCTTCGTGCGGTACGTGCTGGGTGGCCTCTTCACGGTGGACCAGAACGTGCGCGCGGTGAAGGTGCGCCTGGGGCGCGCCGAGCGCCTCTCCGCGAACCTCACCAACCGCGACGGCCCGCTCTCCGAGGGGCTCGCCCGCACCGACGAGGAGCGCTACGTCTACCCGCAGCTGCGCGTCATCTCCTCCGGTGGCCCCTACTTCAAGTGGCCCTGGGAGCAGGTGCGGAAGATCTCCGTGGCCACGCAGACGCTCAACATGGCCCATGACCCGGAGTCGCCGGAGGCCAACCAGGGTGGCACCATGGTGGACGCCGTCACCAAGGACCAGCTCAACACCGGCCTCACCGGGCAGATCCGCTATCGCGTCTCGGAGAAGAACCTCTACGCCTTCCTCTTCGGCGTGAAGAACCCGGTGGCGCACGTCATGGGCTTCTTCGTCTCCATCCTCCGCCAGCGCATCGCCAACTTCGAGGCGCCCGCCGCCGCCCGCGAAGCCGACAGCCTGGAGGCCAGCGTCGTGTCCGGCGTGTCCATCAACGACCTGCGCAAGAACCTGAGGGACCTCAACGAGCACATGGACCACGAATGCCGCGGCAGCGAGGCGCGCTACGGCGTGGTGCTGGAAGCGTCCCTCATCACCGGCATCGACCCGCCGCAGGAGGTGGAGAGCGCCCTGGCCGCCATCAACACCGCGCACAACCACGTCTCCAGCGACATCAGCCTCGCGCAGGCCTCGGCGGACCAGAAAATCGTCCAGAGCCGGCGCGCGGTGGAAATCGAGACGCTCAGGGCCCAGGCGGAGGTGGAGCCCCTGGCGGCCCTCTCCAACGAGCTCGCGCTGCTCAAGCGCAGCGGCCCCGGCGCGCTCCAGGCGTACCTGCGCAACATCCGTCTGGGGCTGTACCAGAAGGCCCAGGCGGTGGTGATGGGGGTGAAGCATGGTTAG
- a CDS encoding SPFH domain-containing protein → MVSTLIGAFIGFFGMAIGLPIFFALLRLFGVYAIVHERTCRVYVLFGSVVCTLDEPGLHFLWAKLGWKALIVNLVGRCQVVDLRLDQQYLRSQAVNSEEGAPMGIGIWYEMYVSDPKRFLFENADPRGSLAANVSNAAVRCLSNMKLAAMLETRHEMSRTVRAEVSPQSHEWGYKLGSVYVRKVHFRDAQMIRQIEEKVVNRLRQVTSAIRQDGANQVSIITSTAERQSAVEFARAAALRPQIVGSALRKIGEDPEVLEATFELLETQRLLESGAQLTLIPDGQRGELLSQLLAARAVNRA, encoded by the coding sequence ATGGTTAGCACGCTCATCGGTGCCTTCATCGGCTTCTTCGGCATGGCCATTGGCCTGCCCATCTTCTTCGCGCTGCTGCGGCTGTTCGGCGTCTACGCCATCGTCCACGAGCGCACCTGCCGGGTGTACGTGCTCTTCGGCTCGGTGGTGTGCACGCTGGACGAGCCCGGCCTGCACTTCCTATGGGCGAAGCTCGGGTGGAAGGCGCTCATCGTGAACCTCGTGGGCCGCTGCCAGGTGGTGGACCTGCGACTGGACCAGCAGTACCTGCGCAGCCAGGCGGTGAACTCCGAGGAGGGCGCGCCGATGGGCATCGGCATCTGGTACGAGATGTACGTCTCGGACCCGAAGCGCTTCCTCTTCGAGAACGCGGACCCGCGCGGCAGCCTCGCCGCCAACGTGAGCAACGCCGCCGTGCGCTGCCTGTCCAACATGAAGCTGGCCGCCATGCTGGAGACGCGGCACGAGATGAGCCGCACCGTGCGCGCCGAGGTGAGCCCGCAGAGCCACGAGTGGGGCTACAAGCTGGGCAGCGTCTACGTGCGCAAGGTCCACTTCCGCGACGCGCAGATGATTCGCCAGATTGAGGAGAAGGTCGTCAACCGGCTGCGGCAGGTGACGAGCGCCATCCGCCAGGACGGCGCCAACCAGGTGAGCATCATCACCAGCACCGCCGAGCGGCAGAGCGCCGTGGAGTTCGCCCGCGCCGCGGCGCTGCGGCCCCAGATTGTCGGCTCGGCGCTGAGGAAGATTGGCGAGGACCCCGAGGTGCTGGAGGCCACCTTCGAGCTGCTGGAGACGCAGCGGCTGCTGGAGAGCGGCGCCCAGCTCACGCTGATACCCGACGGACAGCGCGGGGAGCTGCTCTCGCAGCTGCTGGCGGCGCGCGCCGTGAATCGGGCGTAG
- a CDS encoding amphi-Trp domain-containing protein has product MAKRPDRDLEKTYPRKEFVAKLRRLADAIEAGKAFSIQVAGERLRIPADALFNIEHEREKNVDEVEFQLRWKRE; this is encoded by the coding sequence ATGGCGAAGCGCCCCGACCGAGACCTGGAGAAGACCTACCCCCGCAAGGAGTTCGTCGCGAAGCTGCGCCGGCTGGCGGATGCCATCGAAGCCGGCAAGGCCTTCAGCATCCAGGTCGCCGGCGAGCGCCTGCGCATCCCCGCCGACGCGCTCTTCAACATCGAGCATGAGCGCGAGAAGAACGTGGACGAGGTGGAGTTCCAGCTCCGATGGAAGCGCGAGTGA